A single window of Ovis aries strain OAR_USU_Benz2616 breed Rambouillet chromosome 24, ARS-UI_Ramb_v3.0, whole genome shotgun sequence DNA harbors:
- the MGRN1 gene encoding E3 ubiquitin-protein ligase MGRN1 isoform X1, whose amino-acid sequence MGSILSRRIAGVEDIDIQANSAYRYPPKSGNYFASHFFMGGEKFDTPHPEGYLFGENMDLNFLGNRPVQFPYVTPAPHEPVKTLRSLVNIRKDSLRLVRYKDGTDSPTEDGEKPRVLYSLEFTFDADARVAITVYCQAVEEFLNGTAAYSPKSPALQSETVHYKRGVSQQFSLPSFKIDFSEWKDDELNFDLDRGVFPVVIQAVVDEGDVVEVTGHAHVLLAAFEKHMDGSFSVKPLKQKQIVDRVSYLLQEIYGIENKNNQETKPSDEENSDNSSECVVCLSDLRDTLILPCRHLCLCNSCADTLRYQASNCPICRLPFRALLQIRAVRKKPGALSPISFSPVLAQSMDHDEHSCPFKKSKSHPASLASKKPKGETSADGIPPGYEPISLLEALNGLRAVPPAIPPAAPTAPLYEEITYSGVSDGLSQASCPLAGIDRMVESSLQKGKPRSKSPDSTLRSPSSPIHEEDDSEALPAPGGAGLALSSSPESFMTETVDETSSLKQGSRVPSIENVLQDGSPEPCGRSQPSAPADVYLPGWSTSMETPRSLHIAGHPRPPLGGPSPDPRVAELTPL is encoded by the exons GAAACTATTTCGCATCGCACTTTTTCATGGGAGGTGAGAAATTCGACACCCCCCACCCTGAAGGTTACCTCTTTGGAGAGAACATGGACCTGAACTTCCTGGGCAATCGTCCGGTCCAG TTCCCTTACGTCACGCCCGCACCCCACGAGCCTGTGAAGacgctgaggagcctggtgaacatCCGCAAAGACTCCCTCCGGCTCGTGAG GTACAAGGATGGCACCGACAGCCCCACTGAGGACGGCGAGAAGCCCCGCGTCCTCTACAGCCTGGAGTTCACCTTCGACGCCGACGCCCGGGTGGCCATCACCGTGTACTGCCAGGCAGTGGAGGAGTTCCTGAACGGGACTGCTGC GTACAGCCCCAAGAGCCCAGCCTTGCAGTCCGAGACCGTCCACTATAAGCGCGGTGTGAGCCAGCAGTTCTCGCTGCCCTCCTTCAAGATCGACTTCTCGGAGTGGAAGGACGACGAG tTGAACTTTGACCTGGACCGGGgtgtgtttccagtggtcatccaGGCCGTGGTGGATGAGGGGGACG TCGTGGAAGTGACCGGCCACGCCCATGTGCTCTTGGCCGCCTTTGAAAAG CACATGGACGGCAGCTTCTCCGTGAAGCCTTTAAAGCAGAAGCAAATC GTGGACCGGGTTAGCTACCTGCTGCAGGAGATCTATGGCATTGAGAACAAGAACAACCAGGAGACCAAG CCCTCGGATGAGGAGAACAGCGACAACAGTAGCGAGTGCGTGGTGTGCCTGTCTGACCTCCGGGACACGCTGATCCTGCCCTGCCGCCACCTCTGCCTCTGCAACTCCTGTGCGGACACGCTGCGCTACCAGGCCAGCAACTGCCCCATCTGCCGGCTGC CGTTCCGAGCTCTTCTGCAGATCCGGGCGGTGCGCAAGAAGCCGGGGGCCCTGTCCCCCATCTCCTTCAGCCCTGTTTTGGCCCAGAGCATGGACCATGACGAGCATTCT TGTccctttaaaaaatcaaagtcgCACCCCGCCTCCCTGGCCAGCAAGAAACCTAAAGGGGAAACA AGCGCCGACGGCATCCCGCCCGGCTACGAGCCCATCTCCTTGCTCGAGGCGCTCAATGGCCTTCGGGCGGTGCCCCCAGCCATCCCCCCAGCCGCTCCCACGGCTCCCCTCTACGAGGAGATCACCTACTCGGGCGTCTCAGACGGCCTGTCGCAGGCCAGCTGTCCACTTGCTGGGATCGATCGGATGGTGGAAAGCAGCCTGCAGAAGGGCAAGCCCCGGAGCAAGTCCCCTGACAG CACCCTCCGGTCCCCGTCGTCCCCCATCCACGAGGAGGACGACTCGGAGGCTCTGCCCgcgccgggcggggcggggctggcgCTGAGCAGCTCCCCCGAG AGCTTCATGACTGAGACGGTGGATGAGACTTCGTCGCTGAAGCAAG GGAGCCGCGTGCCGTCCATCGAGAATGTCCTGCAGGACGGCAGCCCCGAGCCCTGTGGCCGCAGCCAGCCCAGTGCACCTGCCGACGTCTACCTACCAG GATGGTCCACCTCCATGGAGACTCCCCGCAGCCTCCACATCGCTGGGCACCCCCGGCCCCCGCTTGGCGGCCCCAGCCCCGACCCCAGGGTTGCTGAGCTTACCCCGCTCTGA
- the MGRN1 gene encoding E3 ubiquitin-protein ligase MGRN1 isoform X2, whose translation MGSILSRRIAGVEDIDIQANSAYRYPPKSGNYFASHFFMGGEKFDTPHPEGYLFGENMDLNFLGNRPVQFPYVTPAPHEPVKTLRSLVNIRKDSLRLVRYKDGTDSPTEDGEKPRVLYSLEFTFDADARVAITVYCQAVEEFLNGTAAYSPKSPALQSETVHYKRGVSQQFSLPSFKIDFSEWKDDELNFDLDRGVFPVVIQAVVDEGDVVEVTGHAHVLLAAFEKHMDGSFSVKPLKQKQIVDRVSYLLQEIYGIENKNNQETKPSDEENSDNSSECVVCLSDLRDTLILPCRHLCLCNSCADTLRYQASNCPICRLPFRALLQIRAVRKKPGALSPISFSPVLAQSMDHDEHSSADGIPPGYEPISLLEALNGLRAVPPAIPPAAPTAPLYEEITYSGVSDGLSQASCPLAGIDRMVESSLQKGKPRSKSPDSTLRSPSSPIHEEDDSEALPAPGGAGLALSSSPESFMTETVDETSSLKQGSRVPSIENVLQDGSPEPCGRSQPSAPADVYLPGWSTSMETPRSLHIAGHPRPPLGGPSPDPRVAELTPL comes from the exons GAAACTATTTCGCATCGCACTTTTTCATGGGAGGTGAGAAATTCGACACCCCCCACCCTGAAGGTTACCTCTTTGGAGAGAACATGGACCTGAACTTCCTGGGCAATCGTCCGGTCCAG TTCCCTTACGTCACGCCCGCACCCCACGAGCCTGTGAAGacgctgaggagcctggtgaacatCCGCAAAGACTCCCTCCGGCTCGTGAG GTACAAGGATGGCACCGACAGCCCCACTGAGGACGGCGAGAAGCCCCGCGTCCTCTACAGCCTGGAGTTCACCTTCGACGCCGACGCCCGGGTGGCCATCACCGTGTACTGCCAGGCAGTGGAGGAGTTCCTGAACGGGACTGCTGC GTACAGCCCCAAGAGCCCAGCCTTGCAGTCCGAGACCGTCCACTATAAGCGCGGTGTGAGCCAGCAGTTCTCGCTGCCCTCCTTCAAGATCGACTTCTCGGAGTGGAAGGACGACGAG tTGAACTTTGACCTGGACCGGGgtgtgtttccagtggtcatccaGGCCGTGGTGGATGAGGGGGACG TCGTGGAAGTGACCGGCCACGCCCATGTGCTCTTGGCCGCCTTTGAAAAG CACATGGACGGCAGCTTCTCCGTGAAGCCTTTAAAGCAGAAGCAAATC GTGGACCGGGTTAGCTACCTGCTGCAGGAGATCTATGGCATTGAGAACAAGAACAACCAGGAGACCAAG CCCTCGGATGAGGAGAACAGCGACAACAGTAGCGAGTGCGTGGTGTGCCTGTCTGACCTCCGGGACACGCTGATCCTGCCCTGCCGCCACCTCTGCCTCTGCAACTCCTGTGCGGACACGCTGCGCTACCAGGCCAGCAACTGCCCCATCTGCCGGCTGC CGTTCCGAGCTCTTCTGCAGATCCGGGCGGTGCGCAAGAAGCCGGGGGCCCTGTCCCCCATCTCCTTCAGCCCTGTTTTGGCCCAGAGCATGGACCATGACGAGCATTCT AGCGCCGACGGCATCCCGCCCGGCTACGAGCCCATCTCCTTGCTCGAGGCGCTCAATGGCCTTCGGGCGGTGCCCCCAGCCATCCCCCCAGCCGCTCCCACGGCTCCCCTCTACGAGGAGATCACCTACTCGGGCGTCTCAGACGGCCTGTCGCAGGCCAGCTGTCCACTTGCTGGGATCGATCGGATGGTGGAAAGCAGCCTGCAGAAGGGCAAGCCCCGGAGCAAGTCCCCTGACAG CACCCTCCGGTCCCCGTCGTCCCCCATCCACGAGGAGGACGACTCGGAGGCTCTGCCCgcgccgggcggggcggggctggcgCTGAGCAGCTCCCCCGAG AGCTTCATGACTGAGACGGTGGATGAGACTTCGTCGCTGAAGCAAG GGAGCCGCGTGCCGTCCATCGAGAATGTCCTGCAGGACGGCAGCCCCGAGCCCTGTGGCCGCAGCCAGCCCAGTGCACCTGCCGACGTCTACCTACCAG GATGGTCCACCTCCATGGAGACTCCCCGCAGCCTCCACATCGCTGGGCACCCCCGGCCCCCGCTTGGCGGCCCCAGCCCCGACCCCAGGGTTGCTGAGCTTACCCCGCTCTGA
- the MGRN1 gene encoding E3 ubiquitin-protein ligase MGRN1 isoform X3 — MGSILSRRIAGVEDIDIQANSAYRYPPKSGNYFASHFFMGGEKFDTPHPEGYLFGENMDLNFLGNRPVQFPYVTPAPHEPVKTLRSLVNIRKDSLRLVRYKDGTDSPTEDGEKPRVLYSLEFTFDADARVAITVYCQAVEEFLNGTAAYSPKSPALQSETVHYKRGVSQQFSLPSFKIDFSEWKDDELNFDLDRGVFPVVIQAVVDEGDVVEVTGHAHVLLAAFEKHMDGSFSVKPLKQKQIVDRVSYLLQEIYGIENKNNQETKPSDEENSDNSSECVVCLSDLRDTLILPCRHLCLCNSCADTLRYQASNCPICRLPFRALLQIRAVRKKPGALSPISFSPVLAQSMDHDEHSCPFKKSKSHPASLASKKPKGETSADGIPPGYEPISLLEALNGLRAVPPAIPPAAPTAPLYEEITYSGVSDGLSQASCPLAGIDRMVESSLQKGKPRSKSPDSTLRSPSSPIHEEDDSEALPAPGGAGLALSSSPESFMTETVDETSSLKQGSRVPSIENVLQDGSPEPCGRSQPSAPADVYLPALGPGSCSAGLEE, encoded by the exons GAAACTATTTCGCATCGCACTTTTTCATGGGAGGTGAGAAATTCGACACCCCCCACCCTGAAGGTTACCTCTTTGGAGAGAACATGGACCTGAACTTCCTGGGCAATCGTCCGGTCCAG TTCCCTTACGTCACGCCCGCACCCCACGAGCCTGTGAAGacgctgaggagcctggtgaacatCCGCAAAGACTCCCTCCGGCTCGTGAG GTACAAGGATGGCACCGACAGCCCCACTGAGGACGGCGAGAAGCCCCGCGTCCTCTACAGCCTGGAGTTCACCTTCGACGCCGACGCCCGGGTGGCCATCACCGTGTACTGCCAGGCAGTGGAGGAGTTCCTGAACGGGACTGCTGC GTACAGCCCCAAGAGCCCAGCCTTGCAGTCCGAGACCGTCCACTATAAGCGCGGTGTGAGCCAGCAGTTCTCGCTGCCCTCCTTCAAGATCGACTTCTCGGAGTGGAAGGACGACGAG tTGAACTTTGACCTGGACCGGGgtgtgtttccagtggtcatccaGGCCGTGGTGGATGAGGGGGACG TCGTGGAAGTGACCGGCCACGCCCATGTGCTCTTGGCCGCCTTTGAAAAG CACATGGACGGCAGCTTCTCCGTGAAGCCTTTAAAGCAGAAGCAAATC GTGGACCGGGTTAGCTACCTGCTGCAGGAGATCTATGGCATTGAGAACAAGAACAACCAGGAGACCAAG CCCTCGGATGAGGAGAACAGCGACAACAGTAGCGAGTGCGTGGTGTGCCTGTCTGACCTCCGGGACACGCTGATCCTGCCCTGCCGCCACCTCTGCCTCTGCAACTCCTGTGCGGACACGCTGCGCTACCAGGCCAGCAACTGCCCCATCTGCCGGCTGC CGTTCCGAGCTCTTCTGCAGATCCGGGCGGTGCGCAAGAAGCCGGGGGCCCTGTCCCCCATCTCCTTCAGCCCTGTTTTGGCCCAGAGCATGGACCATGACGAGCATTCT TGTccctttaaaaaatcaaagtcgCACCCCGCCTCCCTGGCCAGCAAGAAACCTAAAGGGGAAACA AGCGCCGACGGCATCCCGCCCGGCTACGAGCCCATCTCCTTGCTCGAGGCGCTCAATGGCCTTCGGGCGGTGCCCCCAGCCATCCCCCCAGCCGCTCCCACGGCTCCCCTCTACGAGGAGATCACCTACTCGGGCGTCTCAGACGGCCTGTCGCAGGCCAGCTGTCCACTTGCTGGGATCGATCGGATGGTGGAAAGCAGCCTGCAGAAGGGCAAGCCCCGGAGCAAGTCCCCTGACAG CACCCTCCGGTCCCCGTCGTCCCCCATCCACGAGGAGGACGACTCGGAGGCTCTGCCCgcgccgggcggggcggggctggcgCTGAGCAGCTCCCCCGAG AGCTTCATGACTGAGACGGTGGATGAGACTTCGTCGCTGAAGCAAG GGAGCCGCGTGCCGTCCATCGAGAATGTCCTGCAGGACGGCAGCCCCGAGCCCTGTGGCCGCAGCCAGCCCAGTGCACCTGCCGACGTCTACCTACCAG CCCTGGGGCCCGGCTCCTGCTCCGCTGGTTTAGAGGAGTAA
- the MGRN1 gene encoding E3 ubiquitin-protein ligase MGRN1 isoform X5, producing the protein MGSILSRRIAGVEDIDIQANSAYRYPPKSGNYFASHFFMGGEKFDTPHPEGYLFGENMDLNFLGNRPVQFPYVTPAPHEPVKTLRSLVNIRKDSLRLVRYKDGTDSPTEDGEKPRVLYSLEFTFDADARVAITVYCQAVEEFLNGTAAYSPKSPALQSETVHYKRGVSQQFSLPSFKIDFSEWKDDELNFDLDRGVFPVVIQAVVDEGDVVEVTGHAHVLLAAFEKHMDGSFSVKPLKQKQIVDRVSYLLQEIYGIENKNNQETKPSDEENSDNSSECVVCLSDLRDTLILPCRHLCLCNSCADTLRYQASNCPICRLPFRALLQIRAVRKKPGALSPISFSPVLAQSMDHDEHSSADGIPPGYEPISLLEALNGLRAVPPAIPPAAPTAPLYEEITYSGVSDGLSQASCPLAGIDRMVESSLQKGKPRSKSPDSTLRSPSSPIHEEDDSEALPAPGGAGLALSSSPESFMTETVDETSSLKQGSRVPSIENVLQDGSPEPCGRSQPSAPADVYLPALGPGSCSAGLEE; encoded by the exons GAAACTATTTCGCATCGCACTTTTTCATGGGAGGTGAGAAATTCGACACCCCCCACCCTGAAGGTTACCTCTTTGGAGAGAACATGGACCTGAACTTCCTGGGCAATCGTCCGGTCCAG TTCCCTTACGTCACGCCCGCACCCCACGAGCCTGTGAAGacgctgaggagcctggtgaacatCCGCAAAGACTCCCTCCGGCTCGTGAG GTACAAGGATGGCACCGACAGCCCCACTGAGGACGGCGAGAAGCCCCGCGTCCTCTACAGCCTGGAGTTCACCTTCGACGCCGACGCCCGGGTGGCCATCACCGTGTACTGCCAGGCAGTGGAGGAGTTCCTGAACGGGACTGCTGC GTACAGCCCCAAGAGCCCAGCCTTGCAGTCCGAGACCGTCCACTATAAGCGCGGTGTGAGCCAGCAGTTCTCGCTGCCCTCCTTCAAGATCGACTTCTCGGAGTGGAAGGACGACGAG tTGAACTTTGACCTGGACCGGGgtgtgtttccagtggtcatccaGGCCGTGGTGGATGAGGGGGACG TCGTGGAAGTGACCGGCCACGCCCATGTGCTCTTGGCCGCCTTTGAAAAG CACATGGACGGCAGCTTCTCCGTGAAGCCTTTAAAGCAGAAGCAAATC GTGGACCGGGTTAGCTACCTGCTGCAGGAGATCTATGGCATTGAGAACAAGAACAACCAGGAGACCAAG CCCTCGGATGAGGAGAACAGCGACAACAGTAGCGAGTGCGTGGTGTGCCTGTCTGACCTCCGGGACACGCTGATCCTGCCCTGCCGCCACCTCTGCCTCTGCAACTCCTGTGCGGACACGCTGCGCTACCAGGCCAGCAACTGCCCCATCTGCCGGCTGC CGTTCCGAGCTCTTCTGCAGATCCGGGCGGTGCGCAAGAAGCCGGGGGCCCTGTCCCCCATCTCCTTCAGCCCTGTTTTGGCCCAGAGCATGGACCATGACGAGCATTCT AGCGCCGACGGCATCCCGCCCGGCTACGAGCCCATCTCCTTGCTCGAGGCGCTCAATGGCCTTCGGGCGGTGCCCCCAGCCATCCCCCCAGCCGCTCCCACGGCTCCCCTCTACGAGGAGATCACCTACTCGGGCGTCTCAGACGGCCTGTCGCAGGCCAGCTGTCCACTTGCTGGGATCGATCGGATGGTGGAAAGCAGCCTGCAGAAGGGCAAGCCCCGGAGCAAGTCCCCTGACAG CACCCTCCGGTCCCCGTCGTCCCCCATCCACGAGGAGGACGACTCGGAGGCTCTGCCCgcgccgggcggggcggggctggcgCTGAGCAGCTCCCCCGAG AGCTTCATGACTGAGACGGTGGATGAGACTTCGTCGCTGAAGCAAG GGAGCCGCGTGCCGTCCATCGAGAATGTCCTGCAGGACGGCAGCCCCGAGCCCTGTGGCCGCAGCCAGCCCAGTGCACCTGCCGACGTCTACCTACCAG CCCTGGGGCCCGGCTCCTGCTCCGCTGGTTTAGAGGAGTAA
- the MGRN1 gene encoding E3 ubiquitin-protein ligase MGRN1 isoform X4: MGGEKFDTPHPEGYLFGENMDLNFLGNRPVQFPYVTPAPHEPVKTLRSLVNIRKDSLRLVRYKDGTDSPTEDGEKPRVLYSLEFTFDADARVAITVYCQAVEEFLNGTAAYSPKSPALQSETVHYKRGVSQQFSLPSFKIDFSEWKDDELNFDLDRGVFPVVIQAVVDEGDVVEVTGHAHVLLAAFEKHMDGSFSVKPLKQKQIVDRVSYLLQEIYGIENKNNQETKPSDEENSDNSSECVVCLSDLRDTLILPCRHLCLCNSCADTLRYQASNCPICRLPFRALLQIRAVRKKPGALSPISFSPVLAQSMDHDEHSCPFKKSKSHPASLASKKPKGETSADGIPPGYEPISLLEALNGLRAVPPAIPPAAPTAPLYEEITYSGVSDGLSQASCPLAGIDRMVESSLQKGKPRSKSPDSTLRSPSSPIHEEDDSEALPAPGGAGLALSSSPESFMTETVDETSSLKQGSRVPSIENVLQDGSPEPCGRSQPSAPADVYLPGWSTSMETPRSLHIAGHPRPPLGGPSPDPRVAELTPL, encoded by the exons ATGGGAGGTGAGAAATTCGACACCCCCCACCCTGAAGGTTACCTCTTTGGAGAGAACATGGACCTGAACTTCCTGGGCAATCGTCCGGTCCAG TTCCCTTACGTCACGCCCGCACCCCACGAGCCTGTGAAGacgctgaggagcctggtgaacatCCGCAAAGACTCCCTCCGGCTCGTGAG GTACAAGGATGGCACCGACAGCCCCACTGAGGACGGCGAGAAGCCCCGCGTCCTCTACAGCCTGGAGTTCACCTTCGACGCCGACGCCCGGGTGGCCATCACCGTGTACTGCCAGGCAGTGGAGGAGTTCCTGAACGGGACTGCTGC GTACAGCCCCAAGAGCCCAGCCTTGCAGTCCGAGACCGTCCACTATAAGCGCGGTGTGAGCCAGCAGTTCTCGCTGCCCTCCTTCAAGATCGACTTCTCGGAGTGGAAGGACGACGAG tTGAACTTTGACCTGGACCGGGgtgtgtttccagtggtcatccaGGCCGTGGTGGATGAGGGGGACG TCGTGGAAGTGACCGGCCACGCCCATGTGCTCTTGGCCGCCTTTGAAAAG CACATGGACGGCAGCTTCTCCGTGAAGCCTTTAAAGCAGAAGCAAATC GTGGACCGGGTTAGCTACCTGCTGCAGGAGATCTATGGCATTGAGAACAAGAACAACCAGGAGACCAAG CCCTCGGATGAGGAGAACAGCGACAACAGTAGCGAGTGCGTGGTGTGCCTGTCTGACCTCCGGGACACGCTGATCCTGCCCTGCCGCCACCTCTGCCTCTGCAACTCCTGTGCGGACACGCTGCGCTACCAGGCCAGCAACTGCCCCATCTGCCGGCTGC CGTTCCGAGCTCTTCTGCAGATCCGGGCGGTGCGCAAGAAGCCGGGGGCCCTGTCCCCCATCTCCTTCAGCCCTGTTTTGGCCCAGAGCATGGACCATGACGAGCATTCT TGTccctttaaaaaatcaaagtcgCACCCCGCCTCCCTGGCCAGCAAGAAACCTAAAGGGGAAACA AGCGCCGACGGCATCCCGCCCGGCTACGAGCCCATCTCCTTGCTCGAGGCGCTCAATGGCCTTCGGGCGGTGCCCCCAGCCATCCCCCCAGCCGCTCCCACGGCTCCCCTCTACGAGGAGATCACCTACTCGGGCGTCTCAGACGGCCTGTCGCAGGCCAGCTGTCCACTTGCTGGGATCGATCGGATGGTGGAAAGCAGCCTGCAGAAGGGCAAGCCCCGGAGCAAGTCCCCTGACAG CACCCTCCGGTCCCCGTCGTCCCCCATCCACGAGGAGGACGACTCGGAGGCTCTGCCCgcgccgggcggggcggggctggcgCTGAGCAGCTCCCCCGAG AGCTTCATGACTGAGACGGTGGATGAGACTTCGTCGCTGAAGCAAG GGAGCCGCGTGCCGTCCATCGAGAATGTCCTGCAGGACGGCAGCCCCGAGCCCTGTGGCCGCAGCCAGCCCAGTGCACCTGCCGACGTCTACCTACCAG GATGGTCCACCTCCATGGAGACTCCCCGCAGCCTCCACATCGCTGGGCACCCCCGGCCCCCGCTTGGCGGCCCCAGCCCCGACCCCAGGGTTGCTGAGCTTACCCCGCTCTGA
- the NUDT16L1 gene encoding tudor-interacting repair regulator protein isoform X2: protein MSAAAVPELKRISRVEAMRLGPGWSHSCHAMLYAANPGQLFGRIPMRFSVLMQMRFDGLLGFPGGFVDRRFWSLEDGLNRVLGLGLGCLRLTEADYLSSHLTEGPHRVVAHLYARQLTLEQLHAVEISAVHSRDHGLEVGPPPGPRAPPPAPGFGSGPAEGTDGYWDSSVSLCTPRRTESGAFPTS, encoded by the exons ATGTCGGCGGCGGCGGTGCCGGAGCTGAAGCGGATCAGTCGGGTGGAAGCGATGCGCCTGGGCCCCGGCTGGAGCCACTCGTGCCACGCTATGCTGTACGCCGCGAACCCGGGTCAGCTCTTCGGCCGCATCCCCATGCGCTTCTCGGTGCTG ATGCAGATGCGCTTCGACGGGCTGCTGGGCTTCCCCGGGGGCTTCGTGGACCGGCGCTTCTGGTCGCTGGAGGACGGACTGAACCGGGtgctgggcctgggcctgggctgcCTCCGCCTCACGGAGGCTGACTACTTGAGCTCGCACCTGACCGAGGGCCCGCACCGCGTCGTGGCGCACCTGTACGCGCGGCAGCTGACGCTGGAGCAGCTGCACGCCGTGGAGATCAGCGCGGTGCACTCGCGGGACCACGGCCTGGAGGTGGGGCCGCCGCCCgggccccgggccccgccccccgccccggggtTTGGCTCTGGCCCCGCGGAAGGCACCGATGG GTACTGGGACTCGTCCGTGTCCCTCTGTACACCCAGAAGGACCGAGTCGGGGGCTTTCCCAACTTCCTGA
- the NUDT16L1 gene encoding tudor-interacting repair regulator protein isoform X1, producing the protein MSAAAVPELKRISRVEAMRLGPGWSHSCHAMLYAANPGQLFGRIPMRFSVLMQMRFDGLLGFPGGFVDRRFWSLEDGLNRVLGLGLGCLRLTEADYLSSHLTEGPHRVVAHLYARQLTLEQLHAVEISAVHSRDHGLEVLGLVRVPLYTQKDRVGGFPNFLSNAFISTAKYQLLFALKVLNMMPEEKLAEALAAATEKQKKALEKLLPSSS; encoded by the exons ATGTCGGCGGCGGCGGTGCCGGAGCTGAAGCGGATCAGTCGGGTGGAAGCGATGCGCCTGGGCCCCGGCTGGAGCCACTCGTGCCACGCTATGCTGTACGCCGCGAACCCGGGTCAGCTCTTCGGCCGCATCCCCATGCGCTTCTCGGTGCTG ATGCAGATGCGCTTCGACGGGCTGCTGGGCTTCCCCGGGGGCTTCGTGGACCGGCGCTTCTGGTCGCTGGAGGACGGACTGAACCGGGtgctgggcctgggcctgggctgcCTCCGCCTCACGGAGGCTGACTACTTGAGCTCGCACCTGACCGAGGGCCCGCACCGCGTCGTGGCGCACCTGTACGCGCGGCAGCTGACGCTGGAGCAGCTGCACGCCGTGGAGATCAGCGCGGTGCACTCGCGGGACCACGGCCTGGAG GTACTGGGACTCGTCCGTGTCCCTCTGTACACCCAGAAGGACCGAGTCGGGGGCTTTCCCAACTTCCTGAGCAACGCCTTCATCAGCACAGCCAAGTACCAGCTCCTGTTCGCCCTCAAGGTGCTCAACATGATGCCGGAGGAGAAGCTGGCTGAGGCCCTGGCTGCCGCCACGGAGAAGCAGAAGAAAGCCCTGGAGAAGCTGCTCCCGTCTTCCTCCTGA
- the ANKS3 gene encoding ankyrin repeat and SAM domain-containing protein 3 isoform X3 codes for MSGLTLSCQSGRVTRFRCGVLLISDQATLGTPSQPGDHPSQETIPARRPQQVPPRGYVSFNSSDEHPLEGGGLCYRDVTSPINERDVESSSSSSREEQAFFANPGVARSSSSEGLARAPGLSSEASLESNEDSDHVRRSSVRKQTKSYVKTKNRYGSSDSQWAPSAVAPCAPGVSPQTDRPPCSGPQDLATLLEQIGCLKYLQVFEEQDVDLRIFLTLTESDLKEIGITLFGPKRKMTSAIARWHSSARPPSDALELAYADRLEAEMQELAIQLHKRCEEVEAMRGLVSQEQELRAVVESCLLEQDGARKDVHTQLQETWALAQDAALVLDQLRACQAELSARVRRDEFLREAPLRPGLPAADPKGWQASLQALSLPELSGALEERVREMGRVLCSVTQSLEKLQALSGKESWREP; via the exons ATGTCGGGGTTGACGCTCTCGTGCCAGTCTGGCCGTGTGACCAGATTCAGGTGTGGTGTCTTGCTCATCAGTGACCAGGCCACCCTGGGAACTCCCTCCCAGCCTGGAGACCATCCCAGCCAGGAGACCATCCCAGCCAGGAGACCAC AGCAGGTGCCTCCGCGGGGCTACGTCAGCTTCAACAGCAGCGATGAGCACCCCCTGGAGGGGGGCGGCCTGTGCTACAGGGACGTCACTTCGCCCATCAACGAGCGGGACGtggagagcagcagcagcagcagccgcg AAGAGCAGGCCTTCTTTGCCAACCCTGGGGTTGCACGGAGCAGCAGCAGCGAGGGCCTGGCCCGGGCCCCGGGACTCAGCAGCGAGGCCTCCCTGGAGAGCAACGAG GATTCGGATCATGTGCGGAGAAGCTCGGTTCGCAAACAAACTAAAAGTTACGTGAAGACCAAGAACCGTTACGGCAGCAGCGACAGCCAGTGGGCTCCCAGCGCCGTGGCGCCCTGTGCCCCGGGAGTGAGCCCCCAGACTGACAGGCCCCCGTGTTCAGGGCCCCAG GACCTTGCCACGCTGCTGGAGCAGATCGGCTGTCTCAAGTACTTGCAGGTGTTTGAGGAGCAGGATGTGGACCTCCGCATCTTCCTGACCCTCACCGAGAGCGACCTGAAGGAAATCGGCATCAC GTTGTTTGGGCCCAAGAGGAAGATGACTTCCGCCATTGCCCGCTGGCACAGCAGCGCCCGCCCCCCCAGTGACGCCCTGGAGCTGGCCTACGCCGACCGGCTCGAGGCTGAGATGCAGGAGCTTGCCATCCAGCTGCACAAG CGCTGTGAGGAGGTGGAAGCCATGCGGGGCCTGGTGTCCCAGGAGCAGGAGCTGCGGGCCGTGGTGGAGAGCTGCCTCCTGGAGCAGGATGGTGCCCGCAAGGATGTGCACACAcagctgcaggagacctgggcccTTGCCCAGGACGCTGCACTTGTCCTGGACCAGCTGCG AGCCTGTCAGGCCGAGCTGTCAGCCCGAGTGAGGCGGGACGAGTTCCTGCGTGAGGCCCCCCTGcgcccaggcctccctgcagcAG ACCCCAAAGGCTGGCAGGCCTCCTTGCAGGCCCTGAGCCTCCCCGAGCTGTCAGGAGCCCTGGAGGAGCGAGTCCGGGAGATGG GGCGAGTCCTATGCTCGGTGACCCAGAGCCTGGAGAAGCTGCAGGCACTGAGCGGGAAGGAGAGCTGGCGGGAGCCGTAG